The following are from one region of the Microbacterium sp. cx-55 genome:
- a CDS encoding shikimate 5-dehydrogenase: MPILNKDMTLCISLAARPSNIGTRFHNYLYDELGLNFIYKAFTTDDIAGAIGGIRALGIRGCSVSMPFKEDVLALVDEIESSAAAIQSVNTIVNANGRLTASNTDYEAVAQLLAEHAVDPGASVLVRGSGGMAKAVVAAFAGAGFRDLTVLARNTAAGARLADQYGFRAVTEIPAPGADVIVNVTPLGMSGADADALAFPSSHIAAAHTVFDVVAFPSETPLIRAARAHGVAVITGAEVIALQAARQFSRYTGVTPTPEQIAAASAFSRA; this comes from the coding sequence ATGCCGATCCTCAACAAAGACATGACCCTGTGCATCTCGCTGGCCGCACGGCCGTCGAACATCGGCACCCGTTTCCACAACTATCTGTACGACGAACTCGGGCTGAACTTCATCTATAAGGCGTTCACCACCGACGACATCGCCGGAGCGATCGGCGGCATAAGGGCCCTCGGCATCCGGGGCTGCTCGGTGTCGATGCCGTTCAAGGAAGACGTGCTCGCCCTGGTCGACGAGATCGAGTCGTCGGCCGCCGCCATCCAATCGGTCAACACGATCGTGAACGCGAACGGCCGTCTGACGGCATCCAACACCGACTACGAAGCCGTCGCCCAGCTCCTCGCCGAGCACGCCGTCGACCCCGGCGCCTCCGTGCTGGTGCGAGGTTCGGGCGGAATGGCGAAGGCGGTCGTCGCGGCCTTCGCGGGCGCCGGCTTCCGCGATCTGACCGTGCTCGCCCGCAACACTGCGGCCGGCGCCCGCCTCGCCGACCAGTACGGGTTCCGCGCCGTCACCGAGATTCCCGCGCCCGGTGCCGACGTGATCGTCAACGTCACGCCGCTCGGGATGAGCGGGGCGGATGCGGACGCCCTCGCCTTTCCCTCCTCGCACATCGCCGCTGCGCACACGGTCTTCGACGTCGTCGCGTTCCCGTCCGAGACTCCGCTCATCCGGGCAGCACGCGCGCACGGCGTCGCAGTCATCACGGGCGCCGAAGTGATCGCCCTGCAAGCGGCCCGGCAGTTCAGCCGCTACACGGGAGTGACGCCGACCCCCGAGCAGATCGCCGCCGCATCCGCCTTCTCCCGCGCGTGA
- a CDS encoding methyltransferase family protein has translation MVWGGAYFAVQAVAGAGWWLAVFLVPAVRRATLGGLDPLLVAAFDVPLFVAGSVLAACGISAAAIIATLWSAIVAVLLVGYATMTGTAGWGAVLMIAAAVASALALGLVLWGRVPTHWLLNGPFRFRAADRGAPVYRHMAATGLQILVFWGLALGVVPAIIRWFEVRWRVDVPVPAVVVIAGAVVFVAASALGIWSAVVMSTLGRGTPLPAAMASDLVVRGPYRFVRNPMALAGIVQGAAVGLMLSSWLVVVYAVCGSLVWNYAIRPLEERDLEERFGDDFRRYRSAVRCWCPRWRPVAATVAAGIT, from the coding sequence ATGGTGTGGGGGGGCGCGTACTTCGCGGTGCAGGCGGTCGCCGGCGCCGGGTGGTGGCTCGCGGTGTTCCTCGTCCCGGCGGTGCGACGCGCGACCCTCGGCGGCCTCGACCCGCTGCTCGTGGCCGCCTTCGACGTTCCGCTTTTCGTCGCCGGCTCGGTGCTGGCGGCATGCGGCATCAGTGCCGCAGCTATCATCGCGACGCTGTGGAGTGCGATCGTCGCCGTGCTCCTGGTCGGCTACGCGACGATGACCGGAACGGCCGGATGGGGTGCCGTGCTCATGATCGCGGCGGCGGTCGCATCGGCACTCGCGCTCGGGCTGGTGCTGTGGGGGAGAGTCCCGACGCATTGGCTGCTCAACGGTCCGTTCCGCTTCCGGGCGGCGGATCGCGGGGCACCTGTTTACCGCCACATGGCGGCAACGGGGCTGCAGATTCTCGTCTTCTGGGGGCTGGCGCTCGGAGTGGTACCGGCGATCATCCGGTGGTTCGAGGTGAGGTGGCGGGTCGACGTGCCGGTCCCGGCTGTGGTGGTGATCGCCGGAGCCGTGGTCTTCGTCGCCGCAAGCGCGCTCGGGATCTGGTCGGCGGTTGTCATGTCGACTCTCGGGAGGGGGACCCCGCTGCCCGCGGCGATGGCGAGCGATCTCGTCGTGCGTGGTCCGTACCGATTCGTCCGCAACCCGATGGCTCTGGCCGGCATCGTCCAGGGAGCCGCGGTGGGTCTCATGCTGTCGTCGTGGCTGGTGGTGGTCTACGCCGTGTGCGGCTCGCTGGTGTGGAACTACGCCATCCGCCCGCTCGAGGAACGCGACCTCGAGGAACGGTTCGGCGACGACTTCCGGCGGTACCGGTCAGCGGTGCGCTGTTGGTGTCCGCGGTGGCGGCCGGTCGCGGCGACCGTCGCCGCGGGCATCACCTGA
- a CDS encoding fumarylacetoacetate hydrolase family protein: MRIARWTHHGVTAEGFVIDDRVVPFPDGGTVAALLAAGLGAAHETYARVRDGRADDAGGFGVGGDDAGGDKRGGDNGRPDDEVALTEVTLLPPLVPASIRDFVAFEEHVEGVSAGVEGKSDVPDEWYQAPTFYFTNPHTVLADGEDLRPPVTERLDFELELAAVIGGGAGEANLTAAEAASAIFGYTIMNDWSARDLQAREMKVRLGPAKGKDFGTVLGPWIVTADEFDEFLDADGFLGIRAEARVNGELIGEDLISNMGWPFAELVAYASRNSRVVPGDVLGSGTVGNGGCLGELWGRNGGLTPPPLREGDEVAMTIEGIGRLVNRVGAAVPAPALPPARPRTRTRTR, translated from the coding sequence ATGAGAATCGCGCGCTGGACGCACCACGGAGTCACCGCCGAAGGCTTCGTCATCGACGATCGAGTCGTCCCCTTCCCGGACGGTGGAACCGTCGCCGCTCTGCTGGCGGCGGGGCTCGGCGCGGCGCACGAGACGTACGCTCGCGTGCGCGACGGGCGGGCCGATGACGCGGGGGGCTTTGGTGTGGGTGGTGATGACGCGGGCGGCGATAAGAGGGGCGGCGATAACGGGCGCCCTGATGACGAGGTAGCGCTCACGGAGGTGACGTTGCTTCCGCCGCTCGTTCCCGCATCCATCCGCGACTTCGTCGCCTTCGAGGAGCACGTGGAAGGGGTGTCGGCGGGCGTCGAGGGCAAGAGCGACGTGCCCGACGAGTGGTACCAGGCTCCGACGTTCTACTTCACGAACCCGCATACGGTGCTCGCCGACGGCGAGGATCTCCGTCCCCCGGTCACCGAGCGGTTGGATTTCGAACTCGAGCTCGCCGCGGTGATCGGCGGCGGAGCGGGCGAGGCGAACCTCACGGCGGCGGAGGCGGCATCCGCCATCTTCGGCTACACGATCATGAACGACTGGTCGGCTCGCGATCTGCAGGCGCGGGAGATGAAGGTGCGGCTGGGGCCTGCGAAGGGCAAGGACTTCGGCACCGTGCTGGGTCCGTGGATCGTGACGGCCGACGAGTTCGATGAATTTCTCGATGCGGACGGGTTTCTGGGCATTCGCGCGGAGGCGCGCGTGAACGGTGAATTGATCGGGGAGGACCTGATCTCGAACATGGGCTGGCCGTTCGCGGAGCTCGTCGCCTACGCGTCACGTAACTCGCGGGTCGTGCCGGGCGATGTGCTCGGGTCGGGCACCGTCGGCAACGGCGGTTGCCTCGGCGAGCTGTGGGGCCGAAACGGCGGCTTGACGCCGCCGCCGCTCCGGGAGGGCGACGAGGTCGCGATGACGATCGAGGGCATCGGGCGGCTCGTCAACCGCGTCGGCGCCGCCGTTCCGGCTCCCGCGCTGCCGCCCGCCCGCCCGCGCACCCGCACCCGCACCCGCTGA
- a CDS encoding MBL fold metallo-hydrolase: MTSAPELQQLASGVWAYIQPDGGWMINNTGLVAGPYGATSIDATSTEKRMRAYLRAVEGATDAPVRRIVLTHSHPDHCNGASLLPDAEIVAHRSVADDLRRSHALAPHIFSPFDQGAVSPRLPTILFGDALTIDEGGHRLEVRHPGGPAHTTGDAYVWLPEDGVLFTGDLVFHGGTPFALSGSPAGWLRALEQLAALEPETVVPGHGAVGGPELLAPVADYLRFLLDAAESAHRAGLSAAEAARGLDLGPFGALAERERIVGNLHRALAELDGTEPDVPAAWQDMYEYNGSQPLDCHA; this comes from the coding sequence ATGACCTCCGCCCCCGAGCTGCAGCAGCTCGCGAGCGGCGTGTGGGCCTACATCCAGCCCGACGGCGGCTGGATGATCAACAACACGGGCCTCGTCGCAGGGCCCTACGGCGCCACGAGTATCGACGCGACATCGACCGAGAAGCGGATGCGGGCCTACCTGCGGGCCGTCGAAGGTGCGACGGACGCGCCGGTGCGCCGGATCGTGCTGACCCACTCGCATCCCGATCACTGCAACGGGGCATCGCTGCTGCCGGATGCGGAGATCGTCGCGCATCGCTCGGTCGCCGACGACCTCCGGCGGTCGCACGCGCTGGCGCCGCACATCTTCTCGCCCTTCGACCAGGGCGCGGTCAGCCCGCGGCTGCCGACGATCCTCTTTGGCGACGCCCTCACGATCGACGAGGGCGGGCACCGGCTCGAGGTGCGGCATCCGGGCGGACCCGCGCACACGACCGGCGATGCCTACGTCTGGCTTCCCGAGGACGGCGTGCTGTTCACCGGCGACCTCGTCTTCCACGGTGGAACGCCGTTCGCGCTGTCGGGTTCGCCCGCGGGGTGGCTCCGGGCGCTCGAACAGCTCGCGGCGCTCGAGCCCGAAACGGTCGTGCCCGGACACGGTGCGGTCGGGGGCCCGGAGCTTCTCGCCCCGGTGGCCGACTACCTCCGCTTTCTGCTCGACGCAGCGGAGTCCGCGCACCGTGCCGGGCTGTCGGCCGCGGAGGCCGCGCGCGGACTGGACCTCGGGCCGTTCGGCGCGCTCGCCGAGCGCGAGCGGATCGTCGGCAACCTGCACCGCGCGCTCGCCGAGCTCGACGGCACCGAACCCGACGTTCCCGCCGCGTGGCAGGACATGTACGAATACAACGGGTCGCAGCCGCTCGACTGTCACGCCTGA
- a CDS encoding MFS transporter, producing MTHAVTSDVQKAAPATGEFRRSWPTLIFSTIGAGVGLSSLGYILGTLVVPLQTEFGWGRGEINLASLVSSLGLAAALPFVGRFLDRFGVKRVVMVSVPLFVIAMILLSTLTSSLATFLSFYAVAGILGAGTSAVTYSKAVVEKFDRRRGIALGIVAGGLGAAGLVLPPLMGVVIADSGWRAAYLVMALLAALPFVLVFFARLTPPSAVAAVDRSTLPGLTLRLAIRRREFWSLCVVFFLLGWALLTMIPHFVPLLIDSGVDPVQAAFLSSLVGAGTVIARPVIGWLFDRFYATYVAVPLFLAAALGCLLLLWAGPGAAPLTALLIGIGFGAEIDLMSYLSSRYFGPRAFGALYSLVYSVFMIGSAFGPVFAGFAFDGTGSYTIPLILAAVMMGVAAVILLTLPRFSRADVR from the coding sequence ATGACCCACGCCGTGACCTCCGACGTCCAGAAGGCTGCGCCGGCCACCGGCGAGTTCCGCCGCAGCTGGCCCACCCTGATCTTCAGCACGATCGGCGCGGGCGTTGGCCTGAGCTCGCTCGGCTACATCCTCGGCACACTGGTCGTGCCGCTCCAGACGGAATTCGGATGGGGAAGAGGCGAGATCAACCTCGCCTCGCTCGTGAGCTCCCTCGGACTTGCCGCGGCCCTGCCCTTCGTCGGTCGCTTCCTCGACCGTTTCGGGGTGAAGCGCGTCGTGATGGTGTCGGTTCCGCTCTTCGTCATCGCGATGATCCTGCTCAGCACACTCACCTCGAGCCTCGCGACCTTCCTCTCCTTCTACGCGGTCGCCGGAATCCTCGGCGCCGGCACCTCCGCGGTGACCTACTCGAAGGCCGTCGTGGAGAAGTTCGACAGGCGGCGCGGCATCGCCCTCGGGATCGTCGCCGGCGGGTTGGGTGCGGCCGGACTCGTGCTGCCACCGCTCATGGGTGTCGTCATCGCCGACAGCGGATGGCGCGCGGCCTACCTGGTCATGGCGCTCCTGGCCGCGCTGCCCTTCGTCCTGGTGTTCTTCGCCCGGCTGACGCCGCCGTCGGCCGTCGCCGCGGTGGACCGTTCCACGCTCCCCGGTCTCACGCTTCGCCTCGCCATCCGGCGCCGTGAGTTCTGGAGCCTGTGCGTCGTGTTCTTCCTGCTCGGCTGGGCGCTGCTGACGATGATCCCGCACTTTGTGCCGCTGCTCATCGACTCGGGCGTCGACCCCGTGCAGGCGGCCTTCCTCTCATCGCTCGTGGGTGCCGGCACCGTGATCGCGCGCCCCGTGATCGGCTGGCTGTTCGATCGCTTCTACGCGACCTACGTCGCCGTGCCGCTCTTCCTCGCCGCCGCGCTCGGCTGTCTGCTGCTGCTCTGGGCCGGCCCCGGCGCGGCACCGCTGACCGCGCTCCTGATCGGAATCGGGTTCGGCGCCGAGATCGACCTCATGTCGTACCTCAGCTCGCGCTACTTCGGGCCCCGGGCCTTCGGTGCGCTGTACAGCCTCGTCTACAGCGTGTTCATGATCGGCAGCGCCTTCGGGCCGGTGTTCGCCGGCTTCGCCTTCGACGGCACGGGCAGTTACACCATCCCGCTCATCCTCGCCGCGGTCATGATGGGCGTCGCCGCCGTCATCCTCTTGACCCTGCCGCGCTTCTCGCGGGCAGACGTCCGATGA
- a CDS encoding LysR family transcriptional regulator — translation MEREDAVPEFDLNLLRPLLVLLEERSVTRAAVRLHLSQPATSAALARLRRQYDDDLLVRTGRTMQLTPFARDLLPAVAHAVAELRPVIDRKQSFDPAHTERRFVIGATDYMTAILAGPLLRTFAAEAPRASLDFAPQPLRDGTLAPFSQLDLIVGPVGFQLPGRSQELFTDEFVLIADPDNSVLGVPDPAIEMLSAVPHATAYLNDPDHDELQDLLRRAGIDYIVGARLFGLAALPLLVSGTDMVALVPRMLAAKASRTLHLAVLELPEQVRMPMMECMYWHPRDEDDPAILWLRNALSRTVPSLSREPSGPAPRRLRAATSD, via the coding sequence ATGGAGAGAGAGGATGCTGTGCCGGAGTTCGACCTGAACCTGTTGCGCCCGTTGCTCGTTCTGCTCGAAGAGCGCAGCGTCACTCGCGCCGCGGTTCGGCTGCACTTGAGCCAGCCCGCGACCTCCGCCGCTCTCGCCCGGCTTCGACGCCAGTACGACGACGACCTGCTCGTGCGCACGGGACGCACGATGCAGCTGACGCCCTTCGCGCGCGATCTGCTGCCCGCGGTCGCCCACGCCGTGGCGGAGCTGCGCCCCGTGATCGATCGCAAGCAGTCGTTCGACCCGGCCCACACCGAGCGCCGCTTCGTCATCGGCGCAACGGACTACATGACCGCCATCCTCGCCGGCCCGCTGCTGCGCACGTTCGCGGCAGAAGCGCCGCGGGCGTCGCTCGACTTCGCGCCGCAACCCCTGCGCGATGGCACGCTCGCGCCGTTCAGCCAGCTCGATCTGATCGTCGGGCCCGTCGGGTTCCAGCTCCCCGGGCGGAGCCAGGAGCTCTTCACCGACGAGTTCGTGCTGATCGCCGACCCCGACAACTCCGTTCTCGGGGTGCCGGATCCGGCGATCGAGATGCTCTCCGCCGTGCCGCACGCGACCGCGTACTTGAACGACCCCGATCACGACGAGCTGCAGGATCTGCTTCGGCGCGCGGGGATCGACTACATCGTGGGCGCGCGTCTCTTCGGTCTCGCCGCGCTCCCGCTCCTCGTCTCGGGCACCGACATGGTCGCGCTCGTGCCCCGGATGCTGGCGGCCAAAGCCTCGCGCACCCTGCACCTCGCGGTGCTCGAGCTACCCGAGCAAGTCCGTATGCCGATGATGGAATGCATGTACTGGCACCCGCGCGACGAAGACGATCCGGCAATCTTGTGGCTTCGAAACGCGCTGTCGCGGACCGTCCCGTCCCTCTCCCGAGAGCCGAGCGGGCCCGCGCCCCGACGCCTGCGCGCCGCGACCTCCGACTAG
- a CDS encoding BLUF domain-containing protein produces MTDSATTRKMTMTGPDPLLSIVYISAANQSFDDADLSALLEQSRASNAEKGLTGMLLYRGGRFVQVLEGPEGVVRDIFDVIRNDPRHSGVRVMMEEPITERRFRDWTMGFQPMTVSTEQLPDGFRNTFDDLDEDADPTATLRAIRELSLWFRVRSAQRG; encoded by the coding sequence ATGACCGACTCCGCGACGACCAGGAAGATGACGATGACCGGGCCCGACCCCCTCCTCTCGATCGTGTACATCAGTGCCGCGAACCAGTCGTTCGACGACGCGGACCTCTCGGCGCTGCTGGAGCAGAGTCGCGCGTCGAACGCCGAGAAGGGGCTGACCGGGATGCTGCTGTACCGAGGCGGCCGGTTCGTTCAGGTGCTGGAGGGTCCCGAGGGTGTCGTGCGCGACATCTTCGATGTCATCCGGAACGACCCCCGCCACTCCGGGGTGCGCGTGATGATGGAGGAGCCGATCACCGAACGTCGGTTCCGGGACTGGACGATGGGTTTTCAGCCGATGACCGTGTCGACCGAGCAGCTCCCTGACGGGTTCCGCAACACGTTCGACGACCTCGACGAGGACGCCGACCCCACGGCCACGCTTCGGGCCATCCGCGAACTGAGCCTCTGGTTCCGCGTCCGCTCCGCGCAGCGCGGCTAG
- a CDS encoding ABC transporter permease produces MKRLLTGFVGAVLEAWQELRVHRTRVLLSLVGVAVAVCSLTTVVALGGIVQQATAEMNERSSGRPATLYLAAYRTDSGTVDSAKMAAAWDEMLARYDITYASRVMQATQTVPFATGSATVGVQAVDQPYGEMHRVRMSQGEWFTPSDAEQYAPRLIVNDVFYDRMGRPDLATHPTVALGGDSVPGSATGATSGILAVVVGVTPVNEWETEPTMFMLADQLQAVQQTVAQTQGAPDPSMDPYGGAQTQYEMWVPPEVSQELGERVKADMQAALGEGTAVDVSRQDYAQYDDDPFLVTKLVVGGIAVLVLLLGALGLVNIALVTVRQRVREIGIRRSFGATAGRVFFAVMMESVVATVAAGALGVAAAILIVQSSWMRDLIGQGMISDFPPFPVDAAILGLIAASAVGALAGLLPAIVAVRVKVIDAIRY; encoded by the coding sequence ATGAAGCGCCTGCTCACCGGATTCGTGGGCGCGGTCCTCGAAGCCTGGCAGGAGCTCCGCGTTCACCGCACGCGCGTGCTGCTGTCGCTCGTCGGCGTGGCCGTCGCGGTCTGTTCGCTGACGACGGTCGTCGCGCTCGGTGGCATCGTGCAGCAGGCGACCGCAGAGATGAACGAACGCTCCAGCGGGCGCCCCGCCACCCTGTATCTGGCGGCCTATCGCACTGACAGCGGCACCGTCGATTCCGCCAAGATGGCCGCGGCGTGGGATGAAATGCTCGCGCGCTACGACATCACCTACGCGAGCCGGGTCATGCAGGCCACCCAGACCGTGCCCTTCGCGACGGGCAGCGCGACCGTCGGAGTTCAAGCCGTCGACCAGCCGTACGGCGAGATGCACCGCGTGCGGATGTCGCAGGGCGAATGGTTCACGCCCAGCGATGCCGAGCAGTACGCCCCGCGCCTCATCGTGAACGACGTCTTCTACGACCGGATGGGGCGTCCGGATCTGGCGACGCACCCCACCGTCGCGCTCGGCGGCGACAGCGTTCCCGGCAGCGCGACCGGGGCGACGAGCGGCATCCTCGCGGTCGTCGTCGGCGTCACCCCCGTCAACGAGTGGGAGACCGAGCCGACGATGTTCATGCTCGCCGACCAGTTGCAGGCGGTGCAGCAGACCGTCGCGCAGACGCAGGGAGCGCCCGACCCCTCGATGGATCCGTACGGCGGCGCGCAGACGCAGTACGAGATGTGGGTGCCGCCCGAGGTCTCGCAGGAACTCGGTGAACGCGTGAAGGCCGACATGCAGGCGGCGCTCGGCGAGGGCACCGCCGTCGACGTGTCTCGCCAGGACTACGCCCAGTACGACGACGATCCGTTCCTCGTGACCAAGCTCGTGGTCGGCGGGATCGCCGTCCTCGTGCTGCTGCTGGGCGCGCTCGGGCTCGTGAACATCGCGCTCGTGACCGTGCGTCAGCGCGTGCGCGAGATCGGCATCCGCCGCAGTTTCGGGGCGACCGCGGGGCGCGTGTTCTTCGCCGTGATGATGGAGAGCGTCGTCGCGACGGTCGCCGCGGGTGCGCTCGGCGTCGCCGCCGCCATCCTGATCGTGCAGAGTTCGTGGATGCGCGATCTGATCGGCCAGGGCATGATCAGCGACTTTCCGCCGTTCCCCGTGGATGCCGCGATCCTCGGCCTGATCGCCGCATCCGCCGTCGGAGCGCTCGCGGGGCTGCTGCCGGCGATCGTCGCCGTGCGCGTGAAGGTGATCGACGCCATCCGGTATTGA